In one Gymnogyps californianus isolate 813 unplaced genomic scaffold, ASM1813914v2 HiC_scaffold_202, whole genome shotgun sequence genomic region, the following are encoded:
- the LOC127028130 gene encoding uncharacterized protein LOC127028130, producing MDSCLYFNYAGCNRTTAQNINSSLSIYRNNTAWCNYTSPNISKSSNAPLALPSEILFICGDRAWGGITSHIKGGPCSLGRLTLLTPNTSIIVNHRRSKQSTHAFKAECRDDVEFWNSEKIIMASIAAPGVAASQALATLNKLGCWLAKQTNATSQALSSLLLDVDSVRHATLQNRAAIGFLLLAREHECKELDGMCCMNLSDHSESIHRSIQQLKEGVKKLQVDDGWGWIENLFSNWGINDWLKGLIKIGLILLCAICGLLLIIPCLLSCLQRALQRMINTAFWVEKQKGGIVGIRRECCERP from the coding sequence atggatagctgtttgtattttaattatgcaGGGTGCAATCGAACAACAGCACAAAATATCAACTCGTCTCTGtccatatatagaaataatacagcctgGTGCAACTATACTAGcccaaatatttccaaatctagcaATGCGCCTCTGGCGCTTCCCTCAGAGATCCTTTTTATCTGTGGCGATCGCGCATGGGGAGGAATAACATCTCATATAAAAGGAGGGccttgcagtttggggaggctCACTTTGCTAACCccaaatacatcaataattGTTAATCACCGGCGCTCCAAGCAATCGACCCACGCCTTTaaggcagagtgcagggatgatgtggaattttggaacagtgaaaagataattatggcTTCTATAGCTGCGCCAGGGGTGGCAGCCTCGCAGGCCTTAGCCACACTAAATAAGTTGGGATGTTGGCTAGCCAAGCAGACTAATGCTACTTCTCAAGCCttgagtagtttgcttttagatgttgaTTCAGTAAGACATGCAACCTTGCAAAATCGTGCAGCaattggttttttgcttttagcacgGGAGCATGAGTGTAAAGAGCTTGAcggtatgtgttgtatgaatcTCTCGGATCACTCGGAATCTATTCACCGTAGCATTCAACAATTGAAAGAGGGAGTTAAAAAGCTACAAGTTGATGATGGATGGGGTTggatagaaaatctttttagtaACTGGGGAATTAATGATTGGCTTAAAGGTTTGATAAAGATTGGGctaattttattatgtgctatttgtggcctcctgctcattattccgtgtttgctatcctgtctgcaaagggccctgca